A genome region from Panicum virgatum strain AP13 chromosome 4K, P.virgatum_v5, whole genome shotgun sequence includes the following:
- the LOC120702250 gene encoding late secretory pathway protein AVL9-like — MEISRVLYYFIFAGSVSGASCKDEAANKQRNKDDHNDGGSNDGANDRKKTNKAKPASKQSVSAEPSSHKDQSGDKSKGASSKDDDKGAKDDDKTAKDDDKASKDDVSIRDDGKQDFDEARSPKDEAGDNYQGTPRSTQSGTLGLSIREEPIGSVPRFLQNFGS; from the exons ATGGAAATCTCAAGGGTTCTTTATTATTTTATCTTCGCAGGATCTGTCTCTGGAGCCTCATGTAAAGATGAGGCTGCTAATAAACAAAGGAATAAAGACGACCACAATGATGGCGGTTCAAATGATGGGGCCAACGACCGAAAGAAGACCAACAAAGCCAAACCAGCCAGCAAACAATCAG TATCTGCTGAACCATCATCACACAAAGATCAGTCTGGTGATAAATCTAAAGGTGCGTCATCCAAGGATGATGATAAAGGTGCAAAGGACGACGATAAAACAGCAAAGGATGACGACAAAGCATCAAAGGATGATGTTAGCATCAGAGATGATGGAAAGCAAG ATTTTGATGAAGCACGATCACCTAAAGATGAGGCTGGTGACAATTATCAAGGCACACCACGCAGTACGCAATCGGGCACACTCGGGCTGAGCATTCGGgaggaaccgatcggttcggttcctcGGTTCCTACAGAACTTCGGTTCCTAG